In Athalia rosae chromosome 6, iyAthRosa1.1, whole genome shotgun sequence, one DNA window encodes the following:
- the LOC105690850 gene encoding DDB1- and CUL4-associated factor 6-like isoform X2 — protein sequence MKRAKSNVFYDVYNQPYDDFTRLKLYNSSKASLQLMQRMSLLKRLKVHNGCVNSICWNNSGEFLLSGSDDQHLVLTNAYNYQVLTDYKTSHRANIFSAKFLPNSGDHRIISCSGDGIILYTDLMRRVETFNNQFTCHSGTTYEIATIPTEPHSFLSCGEDGTVRWFDLRVKDKCNAPRCRDDVLISCQRAVTALSVNPLMPHQLAIGCSDSTVRTFDRRMLGTPATGWNDNGGAVRPLCSFTVPEFEGNSNRITSLSYSPDGQDVLVSYSSDHLYLFSVKDQGSVHLRKDSVVAKGKGKKHPLRSPQPVRRLRLRGDWSDTGPDARPEREGGRRGGTEIAQARPVLHTSLMQRMTDVLSRMLNDPATRAALSGGGEDSLEGVGDHQEESNQNVSEIVENNNEVNNDRMSEEGELSGRTLNPTQSRNDQIEISNSADTEGQNIDHNMEEADVDESSSNVGASANHGGEQPTAVPDFSENTIPTKSKAVSMETDSSHTDVPKASIQSLESLSISRLDSESRNDPSLPSTSIDGNREDNMMENLQDRLTTMRDGFLELHGSEPAVSLTYSDKSSTGATISLGVADEVTRDTFLPGPSSTNNSSDTVVHPGPSHGHNKLPTQETNEECDEDIYNDSDDEDMTPNRRMVNPIETEMDEAIANARGAQGHEIFDESCLTELRVKQKYMGHRNARTMIKEANFWGDDYVMSGSDCGHVFIWERSTANLCMLLEADQHVVNCLQPHPYLPMLATSGIDYDVKLWAPINEEPSFDDKFAEDLKKRNAVMLEETKDTITVPAVFMIRMLACLNQIRRGRGRNRRRSGEETDELRGG from the exons ATGAAGAGAGCTAAATCCAACGTTTTTTATGACGTCTACAATCAACCTTACGATGATTTTACAAGACTCAAATTGTATAACAGCAGCAaag CAAGTCTACAACTTATGCAGCGAATGTCATTGTTGAAGCGATTGAAGGTTCATAATGGCTGTGTGAATTCTATTTGCTGGAACAATagtggtgaatttttattgtctGGCAGTGACGATCAACATTTGGTCTTGACAAATGCTTATAATTATCAG GTTCTGACAGATTACAAAACAAGTCATAGAGCTAACATTTTTAGTGCCAAATTTTTACCCAATAGTGGAGATCACCGCATCATATCATGCAGTGGAGATGGTATCATTCTTTATACAG ATTTGATGAGAAGGGTGGAGACGTTCAATAATCAGTTCACCTGTCACAGCGGAACTACTTACGAAATTGCTACTATACCTACAGAACCCCACAGCTTCCTAAGTTGTGGAGAAGATGGGACTGTAAGATGGTTTGATCTCAGAGTGAAAGATAAATGCAATGCTCCGAGATGTAGAGAT GATGTATTAATCTCCTGCCAACGAGCTGTCACTGCTCTATCCGTTAATCCCTTAATGCCTCATCAACTGGCTATTGGATGTTCAGATAGTACAGTGAGAACATTCGACAGAAGAATGCTTGGTACCCCAGCGACAG GGTGGAACGATAACGGTGGTGCAGTAAGACCTTTGTGTAGTTTCACTGTACCTGAGTTTGAGGGAAATTCAAATAGAATAACATCGCTGAGCTATAGTCCAGATGGACAAGATGTCCTTGTTAGCTATAGCAGTGATCATCTCTATCTATTCAGTGTAAAG GATCAAGGTAGTGTCCATTTACGAAAAGATTCGGTAGTTGCAAAAGGCAAGGGGAAAAAACATCCCTTAAGATCACCGCAACCAGTGAGACGATTACGACTTCGTGGGGATTGGTCGGACACTGGTCCAGATGCTCGCCCTGAACGGGAGGGCGGGCGTCGTGGTGGAACTG AAATAGCTCAGGCTCGTCCAGTACTGCATACTTCTCTGATGCAGAGAATGACGGACGTTTTAAGTCGCATGTTGAATGATCCCGCTACCCGAGCTGCTTTAAGCGGTGGTGGAGAAGATAGCCTTGAAGGTGTTGGCGATCACCAGGAAGAAAGTAATCAGAACGTTAgtgaaatcgtcgaaaataataatgaagtaAATAATGATAGAATGAGCGAGGAAGGTGAATTATCAGGAAGAACATTGAATCCTA CGCAAAGCCGTAACGATCAAATAGAAATTTCCAACTCTGCTGATACTGAAGGTCAAAACATTGATCATAATATGGAAGAAGCAGATGTCGATGAATCTAGTAGTAACGTTGGTGCTTCTGCAAATCACGGGGGTGAACAACCAACAGCTGTACCTGATTTCTCCGAAAACACTATACCTACCAAGTCTAAAGCTGTTTCTATGGAAACAGATTCTAGTCACACCGATGTTCCAAAGGCATCGATACAGTCATTGGAGTCTCTTAGCATTTCCAGATTAGATAGTGAAAGCAGGAATGATCCCTCATTGCCTAGCACCAGTATTGATGGAAATAGAGAAGACAACATGATGGAGAATCTGCAAGATAGATTAACCACAATGCGAGATGGCTTTCTTGAATT ACATGGAAGCGAACCAGCAGTGAGCTTAACATATTCTGACAAAAGTTCTACTGGAGCTACAATTTCGCTTGGCGTTGCAGATGAAGTGACTCGTGATACTTTTCTACCTG GTCCGTCCAGTACCAATAATTCCAGTGATACTGTAGTTCATCCGGGACCAAGTCATGGTCATAACAAACTGCCTACTCAGGAAACAAACGAAG AGTGTGATGAAGATATATACAATGATAGCGATGATGAGGATATGACGCCAAATAGGAG GATGGTGAATCCAATTGAGACAGAAATGGATGAAGCTATTGCAAACGCACGCGGAGCACAGGgacatgaaatatttgatgaaaGCTGTTTAACTGAGCTAAGAGTCAAACAAAAATACATGGGCCATCGTAATGCAAG GACCATGATCAAAGAAGCCAACTTTTGGGGTGACGATTATGTCATGTCTGGCAGCGATTGTGGCCATGTTTTCATCTGGGAGAGAAGCACGGCTAATCTTTGTATGCTTCTCGAGGCCGATCAGCATGTAGTTAATTGCCTACAGCCACATCCTTACCTACCAATGTTGGCTACATCAGGAATTGATTATGATGTGAAATTATGGGCCCCAATTAATGAAGAGCCAAGCTTCGATGACAAATTTGCTGAAGAC CTCAAAAAACGCAATGCTGTTATGCTAGAAGAGACCAAAGATACGATCACAGTGCCTGCAGTATTCATGATCCGGATGTTGGCCTGTCTTAACCAGATTCGCAGAG gACGCGGGCGTAACAGGAGAAGAAGTGGAGAGGAAACTGATGAATTACGAGGTGGATAG
- the LOC105690850 gene encoding DDB1- and CUL4-associated factor 6-like isoform X1: MKRAKSNVFYDVYNQPYDDFTRLKLYNSSKASLQLMQRMSLLKRLKVHNGCVNSICWNNSGEFLLSGSDDQHLVLTNAYNYQVLTDYKTSHRANIFSAKFLPNSGDHRIISCSGDGIILYTDLMRRVETFNNQFTCHSGTTYEIATIPTEPHSFLSCGEDGTVRWFDLRVKDKCNAPRCRDDVLISCQRAVTALSVNPLMPHQLAIGCSDSTVRTFDRRMLGTPATGWNDNGGAVRPLCSFTVPEFEGNSNRITSLSYSPDGQDVLVSYSSDHLYLFSVKDQGSVHLRKDSVVAKGKGKKHPLRSPQPVRRLRLRGDWSDTGPDARPEREGGRRGGTEIAQARPVLHTSLMQRMTDVLSRMLNDPATRAALSGGGEDSLEGVGDHQEESNQNVSEIVENNNEVNNDRMSEEGELSGRTLNPTQSRNDQIEISNSADTEGQNIDHNMEEADVDESSSNVGASANHGGEQPTAVPDFSENTIPTKSKAVSMETDSSHTDVPKASIQSLESLSISRLDSESRNDPSLPSTSIDGNREDNMMENLQDRLTTMRDGFLELHGSEPAVSLTYSDKSSTGATISLGVADEVTRDTFLPGPSSTNNSSDTVVHPGPSHGHNKLPTQETNEECDEDIYNDSDDEDMTPNRRMVNPIETEMDEAIANARGAQGHEIFDESCLTELRVKQKYMGHRNASFFRTMIKEANFWGDDYVMSGSDCGHVFIWERSTANLCMLLEADQHVVNCLQPHPYLPMLATSGIDYDVKLWAPINEEPSFDDKFAEDLKKRNAVMLEETKDTITVPAVFMIRMLACLNQIRRGRGRNRRRSGEETDELRGG, encoded by the exons ATGAAGAGAGCTAAATCCAACGTTTTTTATGACGTCTACAATCAACCTTACGATGATTTTACAAGACTCAAATTGTATAACAGCAGCAaag CAAGTCTACAACTTATGCAGCGAATGTCATTGTTGAAGCGATTGAAGGTTCATAATGGCTGTGTGAATTCTATTTGCTGGAACAATagtggtgaatttttattgtctGGCAGTGACGATCAACATTTGGTCTTGACAAATGCTTATAATTATCAG GTTCTGACAGATTACAAAACAAGTCATAGAGCTAACATTTTTAGTGCCAAATTTTTACCCAATAGTGGAGATCACCGCATCATATCATGCAGTGGAGATGGTATCATTCTTTATACAG ATTTGATGAGAAGGGTGGAGACGTTCAATAATCAGTTCACCTGTCACAGCGGAACTACTTACGAAATTGCTACTATACCTACAGAACCCCACAGCTTCCTAAGTTGTGGAGAAGATGGGACTGTAAGATGGTTTGATCTCAGAGTGAAAGATAAATGCAATGCTCCGAGATGTAGAGAT GATGTATTAATCTCCTGCCAACGAGCTGTCACTGCTCTATCCGTTAATCCCTTAATGCCTCATCAACTGGCTATTGGATGTTCAGATAGTACAGTGAGAACATTCGACAGAAGAATGCTTGGTACCCCAGCGACAG GGTGGAACGATAACGGTGGTGCAGTAAGACCTTTGTGTAGTTTCACTGTACCTGAGTTTGAGGGAAATTCAAATAGAATAACATCGCTGAGCTATAGTCCAGATGGACAAGATGTCCTTGTTAGCTATAGCAGTGATCATCTCTATCTATTCAGTGTAAAG GATCAAGGTAGTGTCCATTTACGAAAAGATTCGGTAGTTGCAAAAGGCAAGGGGAAAAAACATCCCTTAAGATCACCGCAACCAGTGAGACGATTACGACTTCGTGGGGATTGGTCGGACACTGGTCCAGATGCTCGCCCTGAACGGGAGGGCGGGCGTCGTGGTGGAACTG AAATAGCTCAGGCTCGTCCAGTACTGCATACTTCTCTGATGCAGAGAATGACGGACGTTTTAAGTCGCATGTTGAATGATCCCGCTACCCGAGCTGCTTTAAGCGGTGGTGGAGAAGATAGCCTTGAAGGTGTTGGCGATCACCAGGAAGAAAGTAATCAGAACGTTAgtgaaatcgtcgaaaataataatgaagtaAATAATGATAGAATGAGCGAGGAAGGTGAATTATCAGGAAGAACATTGAATCCTA CGCAAAGCCGTAACGATCAAATAGAAATTTCCAACTCTGCTGATACTGAAGGTCAAAACATTGATCATAATATGGAAGAAGCAGATGTCGATGAATCTAGTAGTAACGTTGGTGCTTCTGCAAATCACGGGGGTGAACAACCAACAGCTGTACCTGATTTCTCCGAAAACACTATACCTACCAAGTCTAAAGCTGTTTCTATGGAAACAGATTCTAGTCACACCGATGTTCCAAAGGCATCGATACAGTCATTGGAGTCTCTTAGCATTTCCAGATTAGATAGTGAAAGCAGGAATGATCCCTCATTGCCTAGCACCAGTATTGATGGAAATAGAGAAGACAACATGATGGAGAATCTGCAAGATAGATTAACCACAATGCGAGATGGCTTTCTTGAATT ACATGGAAGCGAACCAGCAGTGAGCTTAACATATTCTGACAAAAGTTCTACTGGAGCTACAATTTCGCTTGGCGTTGCAGATGAAGTGACTCGTGATACTTTTCTACCTG GTCCGTCCAGTACCAATAATTCCAGTGATACTGTAGTTCATCCGGGACCAAGTCATGGTCATAACAAACTGCCTACTCAGGAAACAAACGAAG AGTGTGATGAAGATATATACAATGATAGCGATGATGAGGATATGACGCCAAATAGGAG GATGGTGAATCCAATTGAGACAGAAATGGATGAAGCTATTGCAAACGCACGCGGAGCACAGGgacatgaaatatttgatgaaaGCTGTTTAACTGAGCTAAGAGTCAAACAAAAATACATGGGCCATCGTAATGCAAG TTTCTTTAGGACCATGATCAAAGAAGCCAACTTTTGGGGTGACGATTATGTCATGTCTGGCAGCGATTGTGGCCATGTTTTCATCTGGGAGAGAAGCACGGCTAATCTTTGTATGCTTCTCGAGGCCGATCAGCATGTAGTTAATTGCCTACAGCCACATCCTTACCTACCAATGTTGGCTACATCAGGAATTGATTATGATGTGAAATTATGGGCCCCAATTAATGAAGAGCCAAGCTTCGATGACAAATTTGCTGAAGAC CTCAAAAAACGCAATGCTGTTATGCTAGAAGAGACCAAAGATACGATCACAGTGCCTGCAGTATTCATGATCCGGATGTTGGCCTGTCTTAACCAGATTCGCAGAG gACGCGGGCGTAACAGGAGAAGAAGTGGAGAGGAAACTGATGAATTACGAGGTGGATAG